In Carassius auratus strain Wakin chromosome 12, ASM336829v1, whole genome shotgun sequence, the sequence AAAGGTGAGCTCCAAACTCATTCATTAGCATTGGCGTTTATTTCTGTATGAGCTTCATCTCTTGTGTTCCCAGGTGAAATTCATCCATGATCAAACCTCGGCTAATCCCAAATACAGAGGCTTTTTCCACGGAGTGCGAGAGATCATCAGAACCCAAGGTGAAGAACTTGTTGTTTTGACTGTTTATAGATTACAGTTGTGGGAAAAACTCAGTGTCCTGATTGCAAGGTCTGTCCTGCTGAATGTTGAAAAGATAGTTGAGACACCACCCAACGGTGTAGGTTTGCTTTTGACATTGGTGTTGATATAATAGCATCCCCCAACACCCAAGCATTTTCACATTTATGATAGACCTTGGCAGTTTCATGTCTTGATTTATGAATTATGGTAGTCAATATAATTCATGATCAGAGGCTTTTTTGTATGTTTAACAGACAATAATTGCACACTTTTGAGTTTGTGAACAAACTATATTACAGAAGCATCAGAACACTGTTTGTATTAATCACGCATCAGGAGCGGCCTCGAGTCAATTGAGTcaagatcgggacttcagagtgggttcgcgaatcattttgaatcatttgagtcatatcgcgacttcagagcgggttcgcgaatcatttgagtcgagtcacatcgggacttcagagcgggttcgcgaatcattttgaatcatttgagtcatatcgcgacttcagagcgggttcgcgaatcatttgagtcgagtcacatcgggacttcagagcgggttcgcgaatcattttgaatcatttgagtcatatcgcgacatcgggacttcagagcgggttcgcgaatcattttgaatcatttgagtcatatcgcgacttcagagcgggtccgcgaatcgtttgaatcatttgagtcatatcgcgacttcagagcgggttcgcgaatcatttgagtcatatcgcagcttcagagcgggttcgcgaatcatttgagtcgagtcagatcgggacttcagagcgggtacgcgaatcatttgagtcgagtcGGATCGCGGCTTCAAAGCGggtacgcgaatcatttgagtcatttgagtcagatcgcgacttcaaagcgggtacgcgaatcatttgagtcgagtcagatcgggacttcaaagcaggtacgcgaatcatttgagtcatttgagtcagatcgcgacttcaaagCGGCCCCTCGAATCATTATGGATTATTTTGGCATAGTCTATCATTCCAGTATGCTTTTCTCAAAAAAAAGATGTATGTTGTATGTGAATAATTGTAAGTATTggaaacaatataaaatgtaaagtaaagTACATATGTAAAGTGCATATGATGGGAtgtatataatgtgtgtttgtagtAAGTGATGCTCTGAATGTGTCTCTCAGGAATCAGAGGGACGTATCAAGGCCTCACAGCGACCGTCCTCAAACAGGGATCCAATCAGGCGATCCGGTTCTTCGTCATGACCTCTCTGAGGAACTGGTACAAGGGTGAGAGTCTGCAGCATCACACTGAATATAAAACACTCAGAAAGAGTCTCATCTGATCACATTGGGTGTTTTCTGGATGTGTTTTAGGTGACAATCCCAACAAATCCATCAACCCCGTCATCACCGGAGCGTTCGGTGCGATCGCAGGAGCGGCGAGTGTGTTTGGAAACACGCCGCTGGACGTCATCAAGACCAGAATGCAGGTGCACAGATCAGTTATCAAGattattattcacatttatttaaaatgttttcagaatttgatttataaagcacttataaataaattaagcaactCTTCATATTTATGGTTTCTTGCCCCAAATTTCAGTCGTTTTTTGTCAATCCGCTGAGATTGTAGCACTATGTTGGTAATTAACTtgctattataaaataaaaaggtttttaaggTGAAGTGTGTACTAGAGTACTTCTGTTGGAAATtaagttttaatgaaaatgtgtttttttttagggtttggaagctcataaatataaaaacacaatggaTTGTGCCCTGAAGATCATGCAGCATGAAGGACCAGCggcgtaagtgtgtgtgtgtgtgtgtgtgtgtgtgagagagagagggagagagagagagtgtgtgtgtgtgtgtgacagttaaattcctgaaatattataatatattataaaacttaattatagtaataatgaatattaaataaatattttaggtcaaagggattcagctgacaaaaaaagatattgtTCGAGAACCCCTGATTTATCTGTgctagtatcactgagatactattatagattttataaaaaaaatgtaaatagtttttattttgatattttctgttaacattttaatttaataaagttatagtaatttattattttttaaatatatatattttttatcatttttatttcagtttgactTGAGAAATGTTAAATGTTGCCTGGGCAGCTAGCTGAAACAGTCTGTTTTTGATGATATATTGAAGTCGAGCAGTGGATGTTGTTATGGCTGTGGCTCAGTGATgaatgtgttggtgtgtgtgtgcaggttttACAAGGGCACGGTCCCACGGCTGGGCCGAGTGTGTTTGGACGTGGCCATCGTCTTCATCATCTACGAGGAGGTTGTGAAGGTCCTAAACAAAGTCTGGAAGACGAAGTGACGACCGCGGTCTCGTTCTTCACATCACTTCTGCTTTTAAACACGCacacaatatttgaaaataacaTTAGTTCATAAAGCAGCTGCAGTCAAATTAACATTAAACACTGTCTGTGCCACATTTAACAGATTTTGTTCATTAATAAATCGATTATTTAACTGCTAGATGTAATAGAGAGCGAACATGTATGTTTACAGATGTTAAACTCTGAGCCAGAGGAATAATCTAGAGAAAAGTGTGAccgtaaattaatttaatgttttaacgTGGGAAAATCCTTAAGAGGAAGTGGGAATATTTACAAATAGAgagtttatgaatatttatagatgtatttacTTAACTACAGATCATTCCATAATACTGTACGAattccatttaaaatgtattctattttTAAGTTTCTGACATTTCTacttaaaatgttgtgtttttaacTAAGgctaatatttttacatttgtaaagcctttttattaattattttgaatatatttattttcctgtTGCACATGTGCCTTTTAACCATCAAACtctgacatttatttttcaacacaaacaaagacatttttaataattattttgtcagttttaaaGCCTGTTTTCAGACGTGACCTGCTGTATCTGTCTATGTGCAATATCATCTCTATTATACACAACTCGAATACAGATTCAGTGAATGTCAAATACACCTCAGAGTCGAACTGAAATGGATTATTAAAGTGTTTCTGCAGCATGCAtctccagctgtgtgtgtgtgtgtgtgtgtgagaaatagtCATCTATCTATCATTTATTGATCCTAATTGAATGTGCAGTGCTGCTTCTGGCCGCTAGAGGGCAAAATCTGCATtgacagatctgtgtgtgtgtgtgtgtgtgtgt encodes:
- the LOC113111803 gene encoding tricarboxylate transport protein, mitochondrial, whose product is MKSKATLTHPGKAILAGGIAGGIEICITFPTEYVKTQLQLDEKANPPRYRGITDCVSQTVRHHGVKGLYRGLSSLLYGSIPKSAVRFGVFEILSNQMRDEAGKLDSTRGLICGLGAGVMEAVLIVCPMETIKVKFIHDQTSANPKYRGFFHGVREIIRTQGIRGTYQGLTATVLKQGSNQAIRFFVMTSLRNWYKGDNPNKSINPVITGAFGAIAGAASVFGNTPLDVIKTRMQGLEAHKYKNTMDCALKIMQHEGPAAFYKGTVPRLGRVCLDVAIVFIIYEEVVKVLNKVWKTK